From a region of the Zingiber officinale cultivar Zhangliang chromosome 10B, Zo_v1.1, whole genome shotgun sequence genome:
- the LOC122029675 gene encoding uncharacterized protein LOC122029675: MAPLPSKPIAAAAGMVRRRLVASARTRGGGREGAGRWTSPGTEERPKGYLFNRPPPPPGESRKWEDWELPCYVTSFLTIVILGVGLNAKPDLTLETWAHQKALERLRQQEEAAAAAADSE, from the coding sequence ATGGCTCCTCTTCCATCGAAGCCGATCGCGGCGGCGGCCGGAATGGTCCGCAGACGATTGGTGGCGTCGGCGCGCACTAGGGGAGGCGGACGGGAGGGTGCAGGGCGGTGGACCAGCCCTGGGACGGAGGAACGGCCCAAGGGTTACCTCTTCAATCGGCCGCCGCCGCCCCCGGGCGAGTCGAGGAAGTGGGAGGACTGGGAGCTACCGTGCTACGTCACTTCCTTCCTCACCATCGTCATCCTTGGAGTCGGCCTCAACGCGAAGCCCGATCTCACCCTTGAGACCTGGGCTCACCAGAAGGCCCTCGAGCGCCTCCGGCAACAGGAAgaagccgccgccgccgccgccgattCGGAGTGA
- the LOC122029885 gene encoding glycine-rich cell wall structural protein-like, giving the protein MASKSSFLVFGLLLILATLLLVTTARELAEKTDSKDQVNPEDRGHGGGGYGYPGHGGGYPGHGGGGGGYPGHGGGGGYCRWGCCRRGYYGGCRCCSFPGEVPDAEYKVKPGN; this is encoded by the exons ATGGCTTCCAAGTCTAGCTTTCTTGTGTTCGGTTTGCTCCTAATCCTAGCCACCCTCTTGCTTGTGACAACAGCTAGAGAACTTGCTGAGAAAACTG ATTCTAAAGATCAGGTGAATCCTGAGGATCGTGGCCATGGCGGTGGCGGCTATGGCTATCCGGGACACGGTGGTGGCTACCCTGGACATGGTGGTGGCGGAGGTGGCTACCCTGGACACGGTGGTGGTGGAGGCTACTGCCGTTGGGGGTGTTGCCGCCGTGGTTATTATGGTGGCTGCCGATGCTGCTCTTTCCCTGGAGAGGTTCCTGACGCTGAGTATAAAGTCAAACCAGGAAATTAA